A window of the Vigna angularis cultivar LongXiaoDou No.4 chromosome 3, ASM1680809v1, whole genome shotgun sequence genome harbors these coding sequences:
- the LOC108326565 gene encoding T-complex protein 1 subunit gamma isoform X3 translates to MLHVAEALIDKSYHPTVICRAYNKALEDAIAVLDKIAMPIDAKDRGTMLGIVKSCIGTKFTSQFGDLIADLAIDATTTVDIDLGLGLRDIDIKNYIKIEKVPGGQLEDSRVLKGVMINKDVVAPGKMKRKIVNPRVILLDCPLEYKKGENQTNAELLKEEDWRLLLRMEEEYIEELCMQILRFKPDLVITEKGLSDLACHFLSKHGVSAIRRLRKTDNNRIAKACGAVIVNRPDELQESDVGTGAGLFEVKKIGDEFFSSIVECRDPKACTVLLRGASKDLLNEVERNLQDAMSVARNIIKNPKLVPGGGATELTVSATLKQKSLSIQGIEKWPYEAAAIAFEAIPRTLAQNCGVNVIRTMTALQGKHANGENAWIGINGNTGDITDMKECKIWDAYSVKAQTFKTAIEAACMLLRIDDVVSGIKRRAPGTGKAPSKPKIETEADADSELILPD, encoded by the exons ATGCTTCATGTTGCTGAAGCACTCATAGATAAGAGTTATCATCCTACAGTTATTTGTCGAG CTTATAATAAAGCTTTGGAGGATGCCATTGCCGTCCTTGACAAAATTGCAATGCCCATTGATGCCAAGGATC GAGGTACTATGCTGGGGATAGTCAAAAGCTGCATAGGTACCAAATTCACTAGTCAATTTGGGGATTTAATTGCT GATCTAGCTATTGATGCTACTACCACAGTAGATATTGATCTTGGCCTAGGTTTGAGAGATatagatattaaaaattatataaaaattgagaaGGTCCCTGGTGGGCAGCTGGAGGATTCAAGAGTTCTTAAAGGGGTTATGATAAACAAAGATGTGGTTGCCCCTGgcaaaatgaaaagaaagattgTTAATCCGCGTGTCATTCTTCTTGATTGTCCCCTTGAGTATAAAAAGGGTGAAAATCAAACAAATGCTGAACTGCTAAAAGAAGAAGACTGGAGACTCCTGTTGAGAATGGAAGAAGAATACATTGAGGAGCTCTGCATGCAGATATTGAGGTTTAAACCGGATTTAGTGATTACAGAGAAAGGCCTTAGTGATTTGGCATGCCATTTTCTGAGCAAGCATGGAGTTAGTGCAATCAGAAGGCTGAGAAAAACTGATAATAATAGAATTGCAAAAGCATGTGGTGCTGTTATTGTGAACAGACCAGATGAATTACAAGAGTCTGATGTTGGCACTGGTGCCGGATTATTTGAAGTTAAGAAAATTGGAGatgaatttttttcatctattgTTGAATGCAGAGACCCCAAGGCTTGCACTGTACTACTGAGGGGTGCTAGCAAGGATCTCCTAAATGAAGTTGAAAGAAACCTCCAG GATGCCATGTCCGTAGCAAGgaacataataaaaaatccaAAACTTGTTCCTGGAGGTGGTGCTACAGAATTGACTGTATCAGCCACGTTGAAGCAGAAGAGTTTATCTATTCAAGGTATAGAGAAG TGGCCTTATGAAGCTGCTGCCATTGCTTTCGAGGCGATCCCCCGTACTTTGGCACAAAATTGTGGAGTAAATGTCATCCGCACTATGACCGCACTACAAGGAAAA CATGCGAATGGAGAAAATGCATGGATTGGCATAAATGGAAATACTGGGGACATCACTGACATGAAAGAGTGCAag ATCTGGGATGCATACAGTGTGAAAGCACAAACATTCAAGACTGCGATTGAAGCTGCTTGCATGCTTCTGCGGATTGATGATGTCGTGAGTGGTATTAAGAGGCGGGCCCCTGGAACCGGCAAGGCTCCTTCAAAGCCTAAGATTGAGACCGAGGCAGATGCTGACAGTGAGCTAATTCTTCCTGATTGA
- the LOC108326565 gene encoding T-complex protein 1 subunit gamma isoform X2, protein MIELSRTQDEEVGDGTTSVIILAGEMLHVAEALIDKSYHPTVICRAYNKALEDAIAVLDKIAMPIDAKDRGTMLGIVKSCIGTKFTSQFGDLIADLAIDATTTVDIDLGLGLRDIDIKNYIKIEKVPGGQLEDSRVLKGVMINKDVVAPGKMKRKIVNPRVILLDCPLEYKKGENQTNAELLKEEDWRLLLRMEEEYIEELCMQILRFKPDLVITEKGLSDLACHFLSKHGVSAIRRLRKTDNNRIAKACGAVIVNRPDELQESDVGTGAGLFEVKKIGDEFFSSIVECRDPKACTVLLRGASKDLLNEVERNLQDAMSVARNIIKNPKLVPGGGATELTVSATLKQKSLSIQGIEKWPYEAAAIAFEAIPRTLAQNCGVNVIRTMTALQGKHANGENAWIGINGNTGDITDMKECKIWDAYSVKAQTFKTAIEAACMLLRIDDVVSGIKRRAPGTGKAPSKPKIETEADADSELILPD, encoded by the exons ATGATTGAATTGAGTCGCACCCAAGATGAAGAAGTTGGAGATGGAACAACATCTGTCATCATTCTTG CTGGTGAGATGCTTCATGTTGCTGAAGCACTCATAGATAAGAGTTATCATCCTACAGTTATTTGTCGAG CTTATAATAAAGCTTTGGAGGATGCCATTGCCGTCCTTGACAAAATTGCAATGCCCATTGATGCCAAGGATC GAGGTACTATGCTGGGGATAGTCAAAAGCTGCATAGGTACCAAATTCACTAGTCAATTTGGGGATTTAATTGCT GATCTAGCTATTGATGCTACTACCACAGTAGATATTGATCTTGGCCTAGGTTTGAGAGATatagatattaaaaattatataaaaattgagaaGGTCCCTGGTGGGCAGCTGGAGGATTCAAGAGTTCTTAAAGGGGTTATGATAAACAAAGATGTGGTTGCCCCTGgcaaaatgaaaagaaagattgTTAATCCGCGTGTCATTCTTCTTGATTGTCCCCTTGAGTATAAAAAGGGTGAAAATCAAACAAATGCTGAACTGCTAAAAGAAGAAGACTGGAGACTCCTGTTGAGAATGGAAGAAGAATACATTGAGGAGCTCTGCATGCAGATATTGAGGTTTAAACCGGATTTAGTGATTACAGAGAAAGGCCTTAGTGATTTGGCATGCCATTTTCTGAGCAAGCATGGAGTTAGTGCAATCAGAAGGCTGAGAAAAACTGATAATAATAGAATTGCAAAAGCATGTGGTGCTGTTATTGTGAACAGACCAGATGAATTACAAGAGTCTGATGTTGGCACTGGTGCCGGATTATTTGAAGTTAAGAAAATTGGAGatgaatttttttcatctattgTTGAATGCAGAGACCCCAAGGCTTGCACTGTACTACTGAGGGGTGCTAGCAAGGATCTCCTAAATGAAGTTGAAAGAAACCTCCAG GATGCCATGTCCGTAGCAAGgaacataataaaaaatccaAAACTTGTTCCTGGAGGTGGTGCTACAGAATTGACTGTATCAGCCACGTTGAAGCAGAAGAGTTTATCTATTCAAGGTATAGAGAAG TGGCCTTATGAAGCTGCTGCCATTGCTTTCGAGGCGATCCCCCGTACTTTGGCACAAAATTGTGGAGTAAATGTCATCCGCACTATGACCGCACTACAAGGAAAA CATGCGAATGGAGAAAATGCATGGATTGGCATAAATGGAAATACTGGGGACATCACTGACATGAAAGAGTGCAag ATCTGGGATGCATACAGTGTGAAAGCACAAACATTCAAGACTGCGATTGAAGCTGCTTGCATGCTTCTGCGGATTGATGATGTCGTGAGTGGTATTAAGAGGCGGGCCCCTGGAACCGGCAAGGCTCCTTCAAAGCCTAAGATTGAGACCGAGGCAGATGCTGACAGTGAGCTAATTCTTCCTGATTGA
- the LOC108326565 gene encoding T-complex protein 1 subunit gamma isoform X1 — protein MQSPVLVLKDSLKRESGSKAQHANIHAAKAVADVIRTTLGPRSMLKMLLDASGGIVVTNDGNAILREIDLAHPAAKSMIELSRTQDEEVGDGTTSVIILAGEMLHVAEALIDKSYHPTVICRAYNKALEDAIAVLDKIAMPIDAKDRGTMLGIVKSCIGTKFTSQFGDLIADLAIDATTTVDIDLGLGLRDIDIKNYIKIEKVPGGQLEDSRVLKGVMINKDVVAPGKMKRKIVNPRVILLDCPLEYKKGENQTNAELLKEEDWRLLLRMEEEYIEELCMQILRFKPDLVITEKGLSDLACHFLSKHGVSAIRRLRKTDNNRIAKACGAVIVNRPDELQESDVGTGAGLFEVKKIGDEFFSSIVECRDPKACTVLLRGASKDLLNEVERNLQDAMSVARNIIKNPKLVPGGGATELTVSATLKQKSLSIQGIEKWPYEAAAIAFEAIPRTLAQNCGVNVIRTMTALQGKHANGENAWIGINGNTGDITDMKECKIWDAYSVKAQTFKTAIEAACMLLRIDDVVSGIKRRAPGTGKAPSKPKIETEADADSELILPD, from the exons ATGCAGTCGCCGGTTCTAGTTCTCA AGGATTCACTGAAACGTGAGTCTGGAAGCAAGGCGCAACATGCGAATATTCATGCAGCAAAG GCTGTTGCTGATGTAATTCGTACAACCTTGGGACCCAGGTCCATGTTGAAAATGCTACTTGATGCTTCGGGAG GTATTGTGGTGACAAATGATGGAAATGCTATCTTGCGTGAGATAGATCTTGCTCATCCTGCTGCAAAG TCTATGATTGAATTGAGTCGCACCCAAGATGAAGAAGTTGGAGATGGAACAACATCTGTCATCATTCTTG CTGGTGAGATGCTTCATGTTGCTGAAGCACTCATAGATAAGAGTTATCATCCTACAGTTATTTGTCGAG CTTATAATAAAGCTTTGGAGGATGCCATTGCCGTCCTTGACAAAATTGCAATGCCCATTGATGCCAAGGATC GAGGTACTATGCTGGGGATAGTCAAAAGCTGCATAGGTACCAAATTCACTAGTCAATTTGGGGATTTAATTGCT GATCTAGCTATTGATGCTACTACCACAGTAGATATTGATCTTGGCCTAGGTTTGAGAGATatagatattaaaaattatataaaaattgagaaGGTCCCTGGTGGGCAGCTGGAGGATTCAAGAGTTCTTAAAGGGGTTATGATAAACAAAGATGTGGTTGCCCCTGgcaaaatgaaaagaaagattgTTAATCCGCGTGTCATTCTTCTTGATTGTCCCCTTGAGTATAAAAAGGGTGAAAATCAAACAAATGCTGAACTGCTAAAAGAAGAAGACTGGAGACTCCTGTTGAGAATGGAAGAAGAATACATTGAGGAGCTCTGCATGCAGATATTGAGGTTTAAACCGGATTTAGTGATTACAGAGAAAGGCCTTAGTGATTTGGCATGCCATTTTCTGAGCAAGCATGGAGTTAGTGCAATCAGAAGGCTGAGAAAAACTGATAATAATAGAATTGCAAAAGCATGTGGTGCTGTTATTGTGAACAGACCAGATGAATTACAAGAGTCTGATGTTGGCACTGGTGCCGGATTATTTGAAGTTAAGAAAATTGGAGatgaatttttttcatctattgTTGAATGCAGAGACCCCAAGGCTTGCACTGTACTACTGAGGGGTGCTAGCAAGGATCTCCTAAATGAAGTTGAAAGAAACCTCCAG GATGCCATGTCCGTAGCAAGgaacataataaaaaatccaAAACTTGTTCCTGGAGGTGGTGCTACAGAATTGACTGTATCAGCCACGTTGAAGCAGAAGAGTTTATCTATTCAAGGTATAGAGAAG TGGCCTTATGAAGCTGCTGCCATTGCTTTCGAGGCGATCCCCCGTACTTTGGCACAAAATTGTGGAGTAAATGTCATCCGCACTATGACCGCACTACAAGGAAAA CATGCGAATGGAGAAAATGCATGGATTGGCATAAATGGAAATACTGGGGACATCACTGACATGAAAGAGTGCAag ATCTGGGATGCATACAGTGTGAAAGCACAAACATTCAAGACTGCGATTGAAGCTGCTTGCATGCTTCTGCGGATTGATGATGTCGTGAGTGGTATTAAGAGGCGGGCCCCTGGAACCGGCAAGGCTCCTTCAAAGCCTAAGATTGAGACCGAGGCAGATGCTGACAGTGAGCTAATTCTTCCTGATTGA